A window from Nakamurella flava encodes these proteins:
- a CDS encoding GAF and ANTAR domain-containing protein has product MTETDTTNDAPLASGAVTDVLSALIEYLDDLSERIDSRLGPTAGVAVTMDLDGAPFTVGASTELARAVDELQYRIGVGPCLFALTEGVGLYVPDLAGDDRWGEYGPQAAQLGAASCVSVPVLLHGRPSAVLKVYHPEVDGISAEDRSTAAAAAPEIAGGLGLARLLTRQAQNLDDRTSAMDNRRVIDLALGVLMNQRGGGPDAAFTTLRRMSQESNRKLRDVAVEILESVAAGEPVGGAAPFHERDSPALL; this is encoded by the coding sequence ATGACGGAGACGGACACGACGAACGACGCCCCCCTGGCCTCGGGCGCGGTGACGGACGTGCTGAGTGCGCTCATCGAGTACCTGGACGACCTCTCCGAGCGCATCGACAGCCGGCTCGGCCCGACCGCCGGTGTCGCGGTCACCATGGATCTGGACGGCGCGCCGTTCACCGTCGGCGCGAGCACCGAGCTGGCCCGGGCGGTCGACGAACTGCAGTACCGGATCGGCGTCGGGCCGTGTCTGTTCGCGCTGACCGAGGGGGTCGGCCTGTACGTGCCGGACCTCGCCGGGGACGACCGGTGGGGCGAGTACGGCCCGCAGGCGGCGCAACTGGGGGCGGCGAGCTGTGTGTCGGTGCCGGTCCTGCTGCACGGCCGGCCGTCGGCGGTGCTGAAGGTCTACCACCCGGAGGTCGACGGCATCTCGGCCGAGGACCGCTCGACGGCGGCCGCCGCCGCCCCTGAGATCGCCGGCGGGCTGGGGCTGGCCCGGCTGCTGACCCGGCAGGCCCAGAACCTCGACGACCGGACGTCGGCGATGGACAACCGCCGGGTGATCGATCTGGCCCTGGGTGTCCTGATGAACCAGCGCGGCGGCGGGCCGGACGCGGCCTTCACCACCCTGCGGCGGATGTCGCAGGAGAGCAACCGCAAGCTGCGGGACGTCGCCGTGGAGATCCTGGAATCCGTCGCCGCCGGCGAGCCCGTCGGCGGGGCGGCGCCGTTCCACGAGCGGGACAGCCCGGCGCTGCTGTAG
- a CDS encoding PEP-utilizing enzyme: MAEVLAEGFNVFDTTKSPAGTVKYLESPSDVISLIRSGKLGEHILLVRGGTTTFLAPALSMGAIGVITMSGAPESHLGILSREFQTPCVMTAHLSSSESRYVVGDTDDAHFVEIAKALDGRRVRLDCTDHETGRVLADD, encoded by the coding sequence ATGGCTGAAGTGCTCGCCGAGGGTTTCAACGTCTTCGACACCACCAAATCGCCGGCGGGCACCGTGAAGTACCTGGAATCGCCGTCCGACGTCATCAGCCTGATCCGGTCGGGCAAGCTGGGCGAGCACATCCTGCTCGTCCGCGGCGGCACCACCACGTTCCTCGCCCCCGCGCTGAGTATGGGTGCGATCGGCGTGATCACGATGTCCGGCGCCCCCGAGTCGCACCTGGGCATTCTGTCCCGCGAGTTCCAGACTCCCTGCGTGATGACCGCCCACCTGTCCAGCAGTGAGTCGCGCTACGTCGTCGGCGACACCGACGACGCCCATTTCGTCGAGATCGCCAAGGCCCTCGACGGCCGCCGGGTCCGGCTCGACTGCACCGACCACGAGACCGGTCGCGTCCTCGCCGACGACTGA
- a CDS encoding NADPH-dependent F420 reductase has protein sequence MTTVGIIGAGNIGSALARGFAARGYQVVISNSRGPETLTELVDDLGDGARAATATEAAEAGDFVVVTVPLKAYQDVPVEPLAGKIVLDTNNYYWERDGRIADLEDKRTTTSQMLQEHLPQSRIAKAFNHIMAADILADGTPAGTPDRRALATAGDDADAVALVTRVYDEFGYDTVNIGPLADSWRVERDQPAYVVRQNRDELTANLARATR, from the coding sequence ATGACCACAGTCGGCATCATCGGAGCAGGCAACATCGGTTCGGCCCTGGCGCGGGGGTTCGCCGCCCGGGGCTATCAGGTCGTCATCAGCAACTCCCGGGGTCCGGAGACGCTCACCGAGCTCGTCGACGACCTGGGCGACGGGGCTCGGGCCGCGACCGCGACGGAGGCGGCCGAGGCCGGCGACTTCGTCGTCGTCACAGTGCCGCTCAAGGCCTACCAGGACGTGCCCGTCGAGCCGCTCGCCGGCAAGATCGTCCTCGACACCAACAACTACTACTGGGAGCGGGACGGCCGGATCGCCGACCTGGAGGACAAGCGGACCACCACGTCGCAGATGCTGCAGGAGCACCTCCCGCAGTCCAGGATCGCCAAGGCGTTCAACCACATCATGGCGGCCGACATCCTCGCCGACGGGACTCCCGCCGGCACTCCCGACCGCCGCGCGCTGGCCACCGCCGGTGACGACGCCGACGCGGTCGCCCTGGTCACCCGGGTGTACGACGAATTCGGCTACGACACCGTCAACATCGGCCCGCTGGCCGACAGCTGGCGGGTCGAACGTGACCAGCCCGCGTACGTGGTGCGGCAGAACCGCGACGAGCTGACCGCGAACCTGGCCCGCGCCACCCGCTGA